CCTGGTGCCGACGGGCGCCCGGGCCGACGTGCCGGGGCACGTCTTCTGACGCCCTCTGGCACTCGACCGGGGGGCGGACGCGCCGGTCCTGCGGCCTGGCGGGTGCCGTGGCTCAGCCGGTCCCGCGCACGGGCGCGGTGCTGGCCCGCACGGTCAGGCGCGGCGGGAGGAGGCGGGTGGTCGGGCGGGCGTCGAGCGCCACCTCGACCGCGGCCCGCCCCAGCGCCGCCGGCGACACCGACACCGACGTCACCGGCCACCGGCCGTGCCGCGCGGCCCCGTCCGAGCACAGCGCCAGCACCGACACGTCCTCGGGCACCCGGAGCTGCCTGCGCTGGAGGTCGGCCAGCACCGCGGTCAGCGCCGCGTCGTCCGACGCCACCACGGCGGTCGGCCGGTCCAGCGCGAACACCCGGTCCGCCTCGACCGCCCGGTGCACCCGCACCGACGCGTTCCGCTCCCGCGCGCCGCGGGCGAAGCCGTGGTGGAAGTCGTCCGGCGGGCCGTCCTGCACGAACGCGACCGCGCGGTGGCCCAGGTCGGCCAGGTACTCGGCGGCCCGCGCGCCCGCGGCCACCCGGTCCAGGTCCACCCGCGAGTGCCGGGACACCGGGCCGTCGCCGCCCACGAGCACCACCGGCACCGAGGTGTCCAGCGGGGGAGAGGCCGGGGCGACCACGACGACGCCCGCCGCGCCGCGGTGGTGCGCCGACGGGCTCACCAGCAGGTCGGCGCCCCTGGCGTGGGCGCTCGCGGTGGCCGCGCCCAGGAACGAGCCCAGCCACTCCGCGCCGAGCGCGCCGTGCCCGGGCAGCGCCAGGTGCAGCAG
This portion of the Saccharothrix syringae genome encodes:
- a CDS encoding LacI family DNA-binding transcriptional regulator, coding for MVTIAEVARHAGVAVSTVSYALSGKRSISVGTRRRIEASVRALGYQPRRQAHGALLHLALPGHGALGAEWLGSFLGAATASAHARGADLLVSPSAHHRGAAGVVVVAPASPPLDTSVPVVLVGGDGPVSRHSRVDLDRVAAGARAAEYLADLGHRAVAFVQDGPPDDFHHGFARGARERNASVRVHRAVEADRVFALDRPTAVVASDDAALTAVLADLQRRQLRVPEDVSVLALCSDGAARHGRWPVTSVSVSPAALGRAAVEVALDARPTTRLLPPRLTVRASTAPVRGTG